Proteins from one Candidatus Bipolaricaulota bacterium genomic window:
- the atpG gene encoding ATP synthase F1 subunit gamma, whose product MAENVRAIKRRIGNIENIRQITKAMNAIAMTKLTRMKRRLEPARPYVAALESFIAALLAQGTEVSHPLLADNGSTAVGVLALNADRGLCGRFQGEINRKAEEMVTRDGGKILAGGEKARAHFSTQRGIEILRAYTHLYEEPSIQAARRIARDAIDLYTAGEIGKLVVVGMEFVSDLAQRLVTVDLLPIRVAPAGGEAIVEPGDAAEMLAIALPLYLEGKIFGLLLETKTSEHAIRRQAMKNATDNADDLLTVLTRFYHKARQQSITREIADIVGGAEALRE is encoded by the coding sequence ATGGCGGAGAACGTACGCGCGATCAAGCGGCGGATCGGGAACATCGAAAACATCCGCCAGATCACCAAGGCGATGAACGCGATCGCCATGACCAAGCTGACGCGGATGAAGCGGCGGCTGGAACCGGCCCGCCCGTACGTCGCCGCCCTTGAGAGCTTCATCGCCGCCCTTCTTGCCCAGGGAACCGAGGTCTCGCACCCGCTCCTGGCTGACAACGGCTCCACCGCCGTCGGAGTCCTGGCGTTGAACGCTGACCGGGGCCTGTGCGGCCGGTTCCAAGGGGAGATAAACCGGAAGGCGGAGGAGATGGTGACGCGGGACGGGGGCAAGATCCTCGCCGGGGGAGAGAAGGCGCGGGCGCACTTCTCCACCCAACGAGGGATCGAGATCCTGCGCGCTTATACCCACCTGTACGAGGAGCCGAGCATCCAGGCGGCGCGGAGGATCGCCCGCGACGCGATCGATCTCTACACCGCTGGTGAGATCGGAAAGCTGGTTGTCGTCGGGATGGAGTTCGTCTCCGACCTCGCCCAGCGGCTGGTGACCGTCGACCTCCTCCCGATCCGGGTTGCGCCGGCGGGTGGGGAGGCGATCGTAGAGCCGGGGGACGCAGCCGAGATGCTCGCGATCGCCCTTCCTCTCTACCTTGAGGGGAAGATATTCGGGCTCCTCCTCGAGACGAAGACGAGCGAGCACGCGATCCGGAGGCAGGCGATGAAGAACGCAACCGACAACGCCGATGATCTGTTGACCGTCCTTACTCGGTTCTACCACAAGGCGCGCCAGCAGTCGATCACCCGCGAGATCGCGGACATCGTCGGCGGGGCAGAAGCACTGAGAGAGTGA